From one Pieris brassicae chromosome 5, ilPieBrab1.1, whole genome shotgun sequence genomic stretch:
- the LOC123709309 gene encoding glutathione hydrolase 1 proenzyme-like isoform X1 has product MIRSRWCLVGSVLAALVVGALVAVLVLQPWSSPNHPRYQRAVVAANGIECAAIGRSILERNGTAVDAAIATLFCEGLGCSQCMGLGGGFLATVYDASTGRVRVLNARERAPAATYSDMFANASSQVGGRAIAVPGELKGYGALYREYGRLPWKELVKPAADLARNGHRVSEYMGRVLNTYSDRILAEPSFREVYMNPATGKVWKEGDIIREPTLAHTLNIIAEEGPEAIHNGSLTAALVRDIEDFGGIITEDDFMNYRTEWQEPIIVRVSPEHTLYSVPLPGSGSVLAFILNMLREWVGTGSDAPVDSSLYWHRIVETFKFAYARRTGLGDPSRTNLPFSIAELERNLSTPEWAVEHRAKVDDTRTFSDWRYYGAMFEGADDHGTAHIIVVAPDGSAVSATSTINYIWGSQRRSKSTGIILNNEMDDFAIPNRQSVYGMPPSPANIISPGKQPLSSMAPSIVLRNNGTVDLILGAAGGTKITTQVALLTMHTLLEDSELPEVMNRPRLHHQLIPMEIEYEENFNPAVISSLRARGHVTTSRGPTAGFAAMVAAIRDSGDYFVPQTDSRRIGSVDGF; this is encoded by the exons GTCGCGTTGGTGTCTAGTAGGCAGTGTGTTGGCGGCGCTGGTGGTGGGCGCGCTGGTGGCGGTGCTGGTGCTGCAGCCGTGGTCCAGCCCTAACCACCCGCGCTACCAACGGGCCGTCGTCGCTGCCAATGGCATTGAGTGCGCTGCTATAGGCCG GAGTATATTGGAAAGAAATGGCACAGCGGTAGATGCTGCTATTGCGACATTATTCTGTGAGGGCCTAGGTTGCTCGCAATGTATGGGTCTCGGCGGGGGCTTTTTGGCCACCGTCTACGACGCATCTACGGGGAGAGTTCGAGTTCTGAACGCCAGGGAGAGGGCTCCAGCGGCAACGTATTCAGACATGTTCGCGAACGCATCTTCCCAAGTAGGTGGGCGCGCGATCGCCGTGCCAGGGGAATTGAAAGGCTACGGCGCACTCTACCGAGAATACGGCCGATTGCCCTGGAAGGAGCTAGTCAAGCCGGCAGCAGATCTCGCACGGAACGGACACCGGGTCAGCGAATATATGGGTCGCGTGCTCAATACTTACAGCGATCGGATTCTCGCCGAACCATCCTTCAG AGAAGTATACATGAACCCAGCAACCGGGAAAGTGTGGAAAGAAGGGGATATCATCCGCGAACCGACCCTGGCGCATACCCTGAATATAATCGCGGAGGAGGGCCCGGAGGCGATACACAACGGCTCCCTTACCGCCGCCCTCGTGAGGGATATAGAGGATTTCGGTGGCATCATTACAGAAGACGACTTCATGAATTACAG AACAGAATGGCAAGAGCCAATTATCGTGCGCGTATCACCAGAGCACACTCTCTACTCAGTGCCCCTGCCAGGCTCCGGGTCAGTACTGGCCTTTATCTTGAACATGCTTCGAGAGTGGGTCGGTACAGGATCAGACGCGCCAGTCGACAGTAGCCTTTATTGGCATCGTATAGTGGAGACCTTCAAGTTCGCCTACGCGCGCAGAACCGGCCTGGGAGATCCTAGCCGCACCAATCTGCCGTTTAGCATCGCCGAG tTGGAACGCAATTTGTCTACGCCTGAGTGGGCAGTAGAGCACAGAGCTAAAGTGGACGATACTCGCACATTTTCAGATTGGCGATACTATGGCGCAATGTTCGAAGGCGCTGACGACCACGGCACGGCGCATATTATTGTTGTCGCTCCAGATGGTAGTGCCGTATCTGCTACAAGTACTATTAACTATAT ttGGGGCTCACAGCGCCGTTCAAAAAGCACAGGAATCATATTAAACAATGAAATGGATGACTTCGCTATTCCCAATCGGCAATCCGTATACGGCATGCCGCCATCTCCTGCTAACATTATTAGCCCGGGAAAACAACCGCTCAGCTCTATGGCACCGAGTATTGTACTACGAAATAATGGTACAGTTGACTTGATACTTGGTGCTGCCGGTGGAACGAAGATCACGACTCAAGTTGCATTG CTAACAATGCATACGCTTCTCGAAGACAGTGAATTGCCTGAGGTCATGAATAGGCCGCGTCTACATCACCAACTCATTCCCATGGAAATAGAGTATGAAGAAAATTTCAACCCA gCAGTGATTTCTTCTTTACGAGCCCGTGGTCACGTGACCACCAGCCGTGGTCCAACGGCGGGTTTCGCGGCTATGGTGGCGGCAATAAGAGATAGCGGCGACTATTTTGTACCACAGACTGATAGCAGACGAATAGGCAGCGTGGACggattttag
- the LOC123709309 gene encoding glutathione hydrolase 1 proenzyme-like isoform X2: MGLGGGFLATVYDASTGRVRVLNARERAPAATYSDMFANASSQVGGRAIAVPGELKGYGALYREYGRLPWKELVKPAADLARNGHRVSEYMGRVLNTYSDRILAEPSFREVYMNPATGKVWKEGDIIREPTLAHTLNIIAEEGPEAIHNGSLTAALVRDIEDFGGIITEDDFMNYRTEWQEPIIVRVSPEHTLYSVPLPGSGSVLAFILNMLREWVGTGSDAPVDSSLYWHRIVETFKFAYARRTGLGDPSRTNLPFSIAELERNLSTPEWAVEHRAKVDDTRTFSDWRYYGAMFEGADDHGTAHIIVVAPDGSAVSATSTINYIWGSQRRSKSTGIILNNEMDDFAIPNRQSVYGMPPSPANIISPGKQPLSSMAPSIVLRNNGTVDLILGAAGGTKITTQVALLTMHTLLEDSELPEVMNRPRLHHQLIPMEIEYEENFNPAVISSLRARGHVTTSRGPTAGFAAMVAAIRDSGDYFVPQTDSRRIGSVDGF, encoded by the exons ATGGGTCTCGGCGGGGGCTTTTTGGCCACCGTCTACGACGCATCTACGGGGAGAGTTCGAGTTCTGAACGCCAGGGAGAGGGCTCCAGCGGCAACGTATTCAGACATGTTCGCGAACGCATCTTCCCAAGTAGGTGGGCGCGCGATCGCCGTGCCAGGGGAATTGAAAGGCTACGGCGCACTCTACCGAGAATACGGCCGATTGCCCTGGAAGGAGCTAGTCAAGCCGGCAGCAGATCTCGCACGGAACGGACACCGGGTCAGCGAATATATGGGTCGCGTGCTCAATACTTACAGCGATCGGATTCTCGCCGAACCATCCTTCAG AGAAGTATACATGAACCCAGCAACCGGGAAAGTGTGGAAAGAAGGGGATATCATCCGCGAACCGACCCTGGCGCATACCCTGAATATAATCGCGGAGGAGGGCCCGGAGGCGATACACAACGGCTCCCTTACCGCCGCCCTCGTGAGGGATATAGAGGATTTCGGTGGCATCATTACAGAAGACGACTTCATGAATTACAG AACAGAATGGCAAGAGCCAATTATCGTGCGCGTATCACCAGAGCACACTCTCTACTCAGTGCCCCTGCCAGGCTCCGGGTCAGTACTGGCCTTTATCTTGAACATGCTTCGAGAGTGGGTCGGTACAGGATCAGACGCGCCAGTCGACAGTAGCCTTTATTGGCATCGTATAGTGGAGACCTTCAAGTTCGCCTACGCGCGCAGAACCGGCCTGGGAGATCCTAGCCGCACCAATCTGCCGTTTAGCATCGCCGAG tTGGAACGCAATTTGTCTACGCCTGAGTGGGCAGTAGAGCACAGAGCTAAAGTGGACGATACTCGCACATTTTCAGATTGGCGATACTATGGCGCAATGTTCGAAGGCGCTGACGACCACGGCACGGCGCATATTATTGTTGTCGCTCCAGATGGTAGTGCCGTATCTGCTACAAGTACTATTAACTATAT ttGGGGCTCACAGCGCCGTTCAAAAAGCACAGGAATCATATTAAACAATGAAATGGATGACTTCGCTATTCCCAATCGGCAATCCGTATACGGCATGCCGCCATCTCCTGCTAACATTATTAGCCCGGGAAAACAACCGCTCAGCTCTATGGCACCGAGTATTGTACTACGAAATAATGGTACAGTTGACTTGATACTTGGTGCTGCCGGTGGAACGAAGATCACGACTCAAGTTGCATTG CTAACAATGCATACGCTTCTCGAAGACAGTGAATTGCCTGAGGTCATGAATAGGCCGCGTCTACATCACCAACTCATTCCCATGGAAATAGAGTATGAAGAAAATTTCAACCCA gCAGTGATTTCTTCTTTACGAGCCCGTGGTCACGTGACCACCAGCCGTGGTCCAACGGCGGGTTTCGCGGCTATGGTGGCGGCAATAAGAGATAGCGGCGACTATTTTGTACCACAGACTGATAGCAGACGAATAGGCAGCGTGGACggattttag
- the LOC123710202 gene encoding replication protein A 70 kDa DNA-binding subunit, which yields MAYNLSEGSLEVIMKGGHYDKPIMQVLGSKKIQGNGSVERFRLLVSDGKHSHSFAILATQLNDKLISGELSDYSVVQIDRFVTSILNNEKSEKNGDRRVMIIVAITIIASGSQVGKKLGNPTTWSEDTAKTSPQALQPVARPTPAPSRPMSSMANSSASTNLDSSMLSSQMTHPITSLSPYQNKWVIKARVMTKSPIRTWSNAKGEGKLFSLDLCDESGEIRATAFRNECDKFYDMLQVDKVYYISRCQLKTANKQYTSIKNDYEMTFTADTVVAECMEDTSNMPSVKYEFTPISDIANKNVDTLLDTIGVCKMASDVQELTARNTGKLLKKREVTLVDPSGGAIALTLWGNEAETFDSSTNPIVAAKGARLTEFNGSKSLSCLASTVLRMNPDLPEAHKLRGWYDNGGADMDVVNISARAGGYTGGSSEWMSFSEAESKQLGSGSKGDYYSLLGVLTFTFSDNALYKACPQEQCNKKLVDQENGLFRCEKCNREYPNYKYRLLLSANVSDPTGDQRITAFNEAAEAMLGQKAAEIGRLLEHDKAAYAHIFEDVKFKTFLFKFRTKMEVYSDEARLKTTVMNASPVDYKDANARLIKGIKALSGVEI from the exons atggCATACAATTTGTCAGAAGGATCACTTGAG gtgATAATGAAAGGCGGGCATTATGATAAACCAATCATGCAAGTGTTAGGTAGTAAAAAGATCCAAGGTAATGGATCAGTTGAAAGATTTAGACTTCTAGTATCAGATGGCAAGCATTCTCACAGTTTTGCCATCCTTGCAACTCAGCTCAATGATAAACTTATTTCTGGGGAGTTGTCTGATTATTCTGTTGTTCAAATTGACAGATTTGTTAcatctatattaaataatgaaaaaagtgaaaaaaatGGCGATag ACGTGTCATGATAATTGTGGCTATTACAATAATAGCATCTGGAAGTCAAGTTGGCAAAAAACTTGGAAATCCAACGACATGGTCTGAAGATACTGCAAAAACAAGTCCGCAGGCCCTTCAACCAGTTGCCAGACCCACACCAGCCCCGAGTAGACCAATGAGCTCTATGGCAAATTCTAGTGCCTCTACAAATCTAGATAGCAGCATGCTGAGTTCGCAAATGACACATCCTATTACAAGTTTAAGTCCCTATCAAAATAA atGGGTAATCAAAGCCCGTGTTATGACTAAAAGCCCTATTCGCACTTGGAGCAATGCCAAGGGTGAGGGAAAACTGTTCAGTTTGGACCTGTGTGATGAAAGTGGAGAAATACGAGCAACAGCATTCCGTAATGAGTGTGACAAATTCTATGATATGCTACaa GTAGATAAAGTATACTACATAAGTCGGTGTCAACTTAAAACAGCCAACAAGCAGTACACTAGTATCAAAAATGACTATGAGATGACGTTCACAGCAGACACAGTGGTTGCGGAATGTATGGAAGATACCTCAAACATGCCCTCTGTTAAATATGAGTTCACACCAATCAGCGACATCGCTAACAAGAATGTTGACACACTATTGG atACAATAGGAGTATGCAAGATGGCGTCTGATGTGCAAGAACTAACTGCTCGGAATACTGGCAAGTTGCTGAAGAAGAGAGAGGTCACTCTTGTGGACCCGTCTGGAGGGGCA atagCATTGACACTCTGGGGTAACGAAGCGGAGACATTTGACAGCAGCACAAACCCCATAGTAGCTGCAAAG gGAGCTCGTCTGACTGAATTCAACGGAAGCAAATCTCTCTCATGTCTAGCAAGTACGGTGTTGCGCATGAACCCTGATTTACCAGAAGCTCACAAGTTAAGAGGCTGGTACGACAATGGCGGTGCTGATATGGATGTTGTCAACATATCTGCCAG AGCCGGTGGCTACACGGGCGGTAGCAGTGAATGGATGTCATTCTCCGAAGCGGAATCGAAGCAACTAGGCTCCGGAAGCAAAGGGGACTATTATTCTCTTCTAGGAGTTCTGACATTCACTTTCTCAGACAATGCACTGTACAAGGCCTGCCCACAGGAACAATGTAATAAGAAATTGGTGGATCAAGAAAATGGACTTTTCCGATGTGAGAAGTGCAACCGGGAGTATCCTAATTACAAGTATCGTCTGCTCTTATCG gcaAACGTGTCTGATCCGACTGGTGATCAGCGGATAACAGCATTCAATGAGGCAGCTGAGGCCATGTTGGGTCAAAAGGCGGCGGAAATCGGCCGTCTTCTTGAACACGACAAGGCTGCGTATGCGCATATCTTTGAAGATGTCAAGTTTAAGACGTTCCTATTTAAGTTCCGTACCAAGATGGAAGTTTACAGT gatGAAGCTCGTCTAAAGACAACAGTTATGAACGCTTCGCCGGTCGATTACAAAGACGCCAACGCCAGACTTATTAAAGGCATCAAAGCTTTGAGTGGAGTCGAAATATAA